A portion of the Mycoplasmopsis mustelae genome contains these proteins:
- the map gene encoding type I methionyl aminopeptidase, with amino-acid sequence MIQILNKNEIKKITKSCSILAQVKQVLWDFIRPGVSLKEIDQLAFNEIKKHGAKPAFLGLYNFPATTCISVNEQLIHGIPSNYIVKEGDLVSIDIGCVWEGFYSDSAFTKAIGKVSTNDQKLIDVAIGAFESGLLAIKPGARIGDISYAIGEYIKKHNLYTPDEFCGHGIGKQLHQDPNIFNSGHKNTGPLLKDGMVICIEPMIIQTPKIKILSDGWTVVSANLTNTAHYEHTVLIKDGKGVVLTKGI; translated from the coding sequence ATGATTCAAATTTTAAATAAAAATGAAATCAAGAAAATTACGAAAAGTTGCTCAATCTTGGCACAAGTCAAACAAGTTTTATGAGACTTTATAAGACCAGGGGTTTCATTAAAAGAAATAGATCAATTAGCTTTTAATGAAATCAAAAAACACGGAGCCAAACCTGCTTTTTTAGGTTTGTATAATTTTCCCGCAACCACATGTATCTCCGTAAACGAACAATTGATCCATGGAATTCCTTCAAATTACATCGTAAAAGAAGGCGATTTAGTCAGTATTGATATCGGATGTGTTTGAGAAGGATTTTATAGTGATAGTGCCTTTACTAAAGCGATTGGTAAAGTTAGCACAAATGACCAAAAATTAATAGATGTCGCGATCGGTGCCTTTGAATCTGGATTATTAGCAATTAAACCAGGCGCAAGAATCGGAGATATCAGTTATGCTATTGGTGAATATATCAAAAAACATAATCTATATACACCAGATGAATTTTGTGGTCATGGAATAGGAAAACAATTACACCAAGATCCAAACATCTTTAATAGTGGTCACAAAAACACTGGACCACTATTAAAAGATGGTATGGTCATATGTATAGAACCAATGATAATTCAAACTCCTAAAATTAAAATATTATCAGATGGTTGAACTGTCGTTAGCGCTAATTTAACAAACACAGCACATTATGAACATACCGTTTTAATCAAAGACGGAAAAGGTGTAGTCCTTACGAAAGGAATTTAA
- the rpsK gene encoding 30S ribosomal protein S11 encodes MARKSKKKNVVSGIAHIHSTNQNTIVTFTDEKGDVIAWSSAGAIGYKGTKKKTPYAAGLAAQAAAESAKEHGMKTVKVELKGLGAGKDAARKQIEVAGITVTEVKDVTPVPHNGTRPPKRILKRERAKK; translated from the coding sequence ATGGCTCGTAAAAGTAAGAAAAAAAACGTTGTTAGTGGAATTGCACATATCCATTCAACCAATCAAAACACCATTGTTACCTTTACTGATGAAAAAGGAGATGTAATTGCTTGATCATCAGCCGGAGCAATCGGATACAAAGGAACAAAAAAGAAAACTCCATACGCTGCTGGATTAGCAGCACAAGCTGCCGCAGAATCTGCTAAAGAACACGGAATGAAAACTGTTAAAGTTGAACTTAAAGGACTAGGGGCAGGAAAAGATGCTGCTAGAAAACAAATTGAAGTTGCCGGGATTACAGTTACTGAAGTTAAAGATGTTACACCAGTTCCTCACAATGGAACTAGACCTCCAAAACGTATTTTAAAACGTGAACGTGCTAAAAAATAA
- the infA gene encoding translation initiation factor IF-1 — MAKDAIKFKAIVKEAHTTDLYTVELEDNGALIKAHISGKMRVNHIRILPGDSVDVEMSPYDLSQGRIVYRHK, encoded by the coding sequence TTGGCAAAAGATGCAATAAAATTTAAAGCAATCGTTAAAGAAGCTCATACAACTGATTTATATACAGTTGAATTAGAAGATAACGGTGCACTAATTAAAGCTCATATTTCAGGTAAAATGCGTGTAAATCACATTCGTATTCTGCCTGGCGATTCAGTTGACGTAGAAATGAGTCCTTATGATTTATCACAAGGACGTATTGTATATCGTCATAAATAA
- the tuf gene encoding elongation factor Tu, whose amino-acid sequence MAKLDFDRSKEHINVGTIGHVDHGKTTLTAAIATVLSKKGLAQARDYASIDAAPEEQARGITINTAHIEYETEKRHYAHVDCPGHADYVKNMITGAAQMDGAILVVAATDGPMPQTREHILLSKQVGVPRMVVFLNKCDMLEGEEEMLELVELEVRGMLSEYGFDGYNTPFVRGSAKLALEGVAKWEEKIMELMNHVDEYIETPVKDFEKPFLMAVEDVFTITGRGTVATGRVERGTLKLNEEVEIVGLKPTKKTVVTGIEMFRKNLKEALAGDNAGLLLRGVNRDDVERGQVLAKPGSIIPHTEFEAAIYVLKKEEGGRHTPFFKNYKPQFYFRTTDVTGGVEFEAGREMVMPGENVNLKVKLIAPIAVEAGTKFSIREGGRTVGAGSVTKIIK is encoded by the coding sequence ATGGCAAAATTAGACTTTGACCGTAGTAAAGAACACATTAACGTTGGAACAATCGGACACGTTGACCACGGTAAAACAACATTAACCGCTGCGATTGCTACCGTTTTATCTAAAAAAGGACTTGCACAAGCTCGTGACTATGCATCAATCGATGCAGCACCAGAAGAACAAGCTCGCGGGATTACTATTAATACAGCACACATCGAATACGAAACAGAAAAACGTCACTATGCACACGTAGACTGTCCTGGACACGCTGACTACGTTAAAAACATGATTACAGGGGCAGCTCAAATGGATGGTGCTATCTTAGTTGTTGCCGCAACAGATGGACCAATGCCTCAAACACGTGAACACATTCTTCTTTCTAAACAAGTAGGAGTACCTCGTATGGTTGTTTTCTTAAACAAATGCGACATGTTAGAAGGTGAAGAAGAAATGCTTGAACTTGTTGAATTAGAAGTTCGTGGGATGCTTTCTGAATACGGATTTGACGGATACAATACTCCATTTGTAAGAGGATCAGCTAAATTAGCATTAGAAGGTGTTGCAAAATGAGAAGAAAAAATTATGGAGTTAATGAACCACGTTGATGAGTACATTGAAACTCCAGTTAAAGATTTCGAAAAACCTTTCTTAATGGCTGTTGAAGACGTATTTACAATTACAGGACGTGGAACCGTTGCTACTGGACGTGTAGAACGTGGAACTTTAAAATTAAACGAAGAAGTTGAAATCGTTGGACTTAAACCTACTAAGAAAACTGTTGTTACAGGAATTGAAATGTTCCGTAAAAACCTTAAAGAAGCTCTTGCGGGAGATAACGCTGGATTATTACTTCGTGGAGTTAACCGTGATGATGTAGAACGTGGACAAGTTTTGGCTAAACCAGGTTCAATTATTCCTCACACAGAATTTGAGGCAGCAATTTATGTTCTTAAAAAAGAAGAAGGTGGACGTCACACACCATTCTTTAAAAACTATAAACCACAATTCTACTTCCGTACAACCGACGTTACTGGTGGAGTTGAATTCGAAGCTGGGCGCGAAATGGTTATGCCTGGAGAAAATGTTAACTTAAAAGTTAAATTAATCGCTCCTATCGCCGTTGAAGCCGGAACCAAATTCTCTATCCGTGAAGGTGGCCGTACAGTTGGTGCTGGTTCAGTAACTAAAATTATTAAATAA
- the rplI gene encoding 50S ribosomal protein L9, whose translation MKIILLKDCKDGKANTIIDVAPGYGVNFLIKKGFGVAYNEQTNAQLQRKLNELVANEHQVRSEALKLKKQLENLTLKFHLNANIDGHKNLNVHGSVSTKEVDKHLKELGFKLPKHALHKIHLVSEGSHEIEAALYKDIVAKIRIEITINVKK comes from the coding sequence ATGAAGATTATTTTACTTAAAGATTGCAAAGATGGAAAAGCAAATACAATCATCGATGTAGCACCAGGTTATGGTGTAAACTTCTTAATTAAAAAAGGTTTTGGTGTCGCATACAACGAGCAAACTAATGCACAATTACAAAGAAAGCTTAACGAATTAGTAGCAAATGAACATCAAGTGCGCTCTGAAGCCTTAAAATTAAAAAAACAACTTGAAAATCTAACTTTAAAATTTCACTTAAATGCTAATATTGATGGACATAAAAATCTAAATGTCCATGGCTCAGTCTCAACTAAAGAGGTTGATAAACACCTAAAGGAATTAGGCTTTAAATTACCAAAACACGCTTTACATAAAATTCATTTAGTTTCTGAAGGATCACACGAAATCGAAGCAGCTCTTTACAAAGATATTGTTGCAAAAATACGGATTGAAATCACAATAAATGTTAAGAAATAA
- a CDS encoding DNA-directed RNA polymerase subunit alpha, translating to MEKMKQLSYNKKPVFREVGENETTFTLQGLERGFANTLGVALRRVLLSSITSLAPFCVRIDGVEHEFTTIKDVIEDVPSLIMNLRKVKFTYDPELVSDNEIIKVKLVSDSEGILTAAKIQISHPSVKVIDPNIHIANISSANALKLEMFLRVGRGFVSFEENKVFISKPEIKVALDTDIKKAEYIAVDSDFSPIEKVWYSQRELNSSSPKIEEELEFNIITNGTVTAKQAIKSAAEILIGHFAVIGDVENIKNVDIFEKEEEIEEQTPENEIEISQMGFSVRSYNALKKVGIRKLNELAEMKYEDLENIKNLGKKSIEEIVKKCNEYGVYLKEGDE from the coding sequence ATGGAAAAGATGAAACAATTATCTTATAACAAAAAACCAGTATTCAGAGAAGTCGGTGAAAACGAAACCACTTTTACGTTACAAGGACTAGAACGTGGTTTTGCAAACACTTTAGGAGTAGCATTAAGACGCGTACTGCTATCAAGTATCACATCACTAGCACCATTTTGTGTTAGAATCGATGGTGTAGAACATGAATTTACCACTATTAAAGATGTTATCGAAGATGTTCCAAGTTTGATTATGAATTTACGTAAAGTGAAATTCACATATGATCCCGAATTGGTTTCAGATAACGAAATCATTAAAGTAAAATTAGTTTCAGATAGTGAAGGTATCTTAACTGCTGCTAAAATTCAAATATCACATCCATCAGTTAAAGTAATTGATCCTAATATTCACATTGCTAATATTTCTTCAGCTAACGCATTAAAATTAGAAATGTTTTTACGTGTAGGCAGAGGTTTTGTTTCTTTTGAGGAAAACAAGGTATTTATTTCAAAACCCGAAATAAAAGTCGCTTTAGATACCGATATTAAAAAAGCAGAGTATATCGCAGTGGATTCAGATTTCTCACCAATTGAAAAAGTATGATACTCTCAAAGAGAACTAAACTCATCATCACCTAAAATTGAAGAAGAGCTCGAATTTAATATTATAACTAACGGAACCGTAACAGCTAAACAAGCAATTAAATCAGCAGCCGAAATTTTAATCGGACATTTTGCGGTAATCGGTGATGTAGAAAACATTAAAAACGTTGATATTTTTGAGAAAGAAGAAGAAATTGAAGAACAAACCCCAGAAAACGAAATTGAAATCTCTCAAATGGGGTTCAGCGTCCGTTCTTATAATGCGTTAAAAAAAGTTGGAATCAGAAAACTTAACGAACTGGCTGAAATGAAATACGAAGACTTGGAAAATATTAAAAACCTCGGAAAAAAATCTATTGAAGAAATTGTCAAAAAATGTAATGAATACGGTGTTTATTTAAAAGAAGGAGATGAATAG
- a CDS encoding CNNM domain-containing protein, with translation MNWYSFIVLPFLLLLFVLSAVYSGCEIAYSTISKAKIYEMLERKEKCAKLINKYAGRYERVLTTILIGNNLVNVISSILTSWFLAQLIPNNESLTIIITTVIVTPLLVIFGEITPKLIAKKYPKKYLQIFIWWIEFSYWIFWILTWPIKRFSKQMYITNSEQDLKSMINLAQSEGVLQTGESILAKNALDLDSTKVASHYVKLKDVTTLNYKASLQEAKDLFKETNYSRIPVEKNGELIGIILLKDIFYLTRARIINYVKTVPFISTHSVLSSALDKMRAARAQMAFVVENNNSTDILGIISFEDIMEEIVGEIYDEYDDDEDIFEISLEKSRVKGNVIMWDLFKQMKINTNLLKEDEENLTVYQYFTKKIDRPRLYKNSKYTLKNKVTFKVLELYKDNKSKHSKDKACIEVSIE, from the coding sequence ATGAACTGATATAGTTTTATAGTATTACCTTTTTTACTGCTTTTATTTGTTCTATCAGCCGTTTATAGCGGCTGCGAAATTGCTTATTCTACGATTTCAAAAGCTAAAATTTACGAAATGTTAGAACGCAAAGAAAAGTGCGCTAAATTAATTAATAAATATGCAGGTCGCTACGAACGAGTTTTAACCACGATTTTAATTGGAAACAACTTAGTTAATGTTATATCATCAATTTTAACTAGCTGATTTTTAGCACAATTAATTCCTAATAACGAATCATTAACAATCATTATTACAACAGTAATAGTAACTCCATTATTAGTTATTTTTGGTGAAATAACACCCAAATTAATTGCTAAAAAATACCCCAAAAAATACTTACAAATTTTTATTTGATGAATCGAATTTAGCTACTGAATCTTTTGAATTTTAACCTGACCTATTAAACGTTTTTCGAAACAAATGTACATCACTAACTCTGAGCAAGATTTAAAATCAATGATTAATTTAGCGCAAAGTGAAGGTGTTTTACAAACCGGAGAAAGCATTTTAGCTAAAAACGCATTGGATTTAGATTCCACCAAGGTTGCTTCTCACTATGTAAAACTAAAAGATGTAACAACCTTAAATTACAAGGCTAGTTTACAAGAGGCAAAAGATTTATTTAAAGAAACCAACTATTCAAGGATTCCGGTCGAAAAAAACGGTGAGTTAATTGGCATTATCTTATTAAAAGATATCTTTTATTTAACTAGAGCACGCATTATAAACTACGTTAAAACCGTGCCATTTATTTCTACTCATTCTGTTTTATCTAGTGCTTTAGATAAAATGCGTGCCGCAAGAGCACAAATGGCTTTTGTTGTGGAAAATAACAATAGCACCGATATTTTAGGTATTATATCTTTTGAAGATATTATGGAAGAAATTGTTGGTGAAATATATGATGAATATGACGATGATGAAGATATCTTTGAAATTTCATTAGAAAAATCTCGTGTTAAAGGGAATGTTATAATGTGAGATTTATTTAAACAAATGAAAATTAATACTAATTTATTAAAAGAAGACGAAGAAAATTTAACTGTATATCAATATTTCACTAAAAAAATTGACCGACCGAGATTATATAAAAATTCTAAATACACCTTAAAAAACAAGGTTACCTTTAAAGTTTTAGAATTATATAAAGACAATAAGTCAAAACACTCTAAAGACAAAGCTTGCATCGAGGTATCAATTGAATAA
- a CDS encoding DnaB-like helicase C-terminal domain-containing protein, which yields MLRNKFKPIYNNFEELKVRSLSDTLFRDFVMEKDVLAIMLSDEEKQYLATDYLTSDDFFSAQYRQLFELIKYKRSKSNNHITFFGYLEISTEIANDASLRSRFPLVTEALLSDLAVMFNNSTNFNFYLEKLLELTRLRALEAFYAETLSAFKNNSDITWQNSLNDFETFILENNERALKNSSFVDIDTATETFLEKIESIIHGDDPDIHSIFSGFDSIDRFTKGFKPGQFIILGARPGVGKTALALNIARNIIRDRSKSCAFISLEMPVQELIGRYYSSLANIELGKLQNPKYLSNLELNKLKNLASFNENRGQIYFDDVATSKITDIIWKIKQLSKDLNGGLSFVVVDYLQLVSGGSSHGTRSNEVAMISRTLKTLALDLKIPILALSQLSRNVENREDKRPQLIDLRESGGIEQDADIVIFLSRTILDKKKKDNEQKTEEYADIYKITEVTIAKNRSGTTGYADLIYEGRIVTFKEKERNE from the coding sequence ATGTTAAGAAATAAATTTAAACCTATCTATAATAATTTTGAAGAACTTAAAGTGAGGTCTCTTTCTGATACTTTATTCAGAGATTTTGTAATGGAAAAAGACGTCCTAGCGATTATGCTATCGGACGAAGAAAAACAGTATTTAGCAACAGATTATTTAACTTCTGACGACTTTTTTTCAGCGCAATATCGTCAATTATTCGAACTCATAAAATACAAACGCAGCAAATCTAATAATCACATCACGTTTTTTGGCTACCTAGAAATTTCAACCGAAATAGCTAACGACGCATCATTAAGAAGTCGTTTTCCCTTGGTAACAGAAGCTTTATTAAGTGATTTAGCTGTAATGTTTAATAATAGTACAAACTTTAATTTTTATTTAGAAAAATTATTAGAACTCACGCGTTTGCGCGCTTTAGAAGCTTTTTACGCTGAAACTTTATCTGCATTCAAAAACAATAGCGATATCACCTGACAAAATTCTTTAAATGATTTTGAAACATTTATCTTAGAAAACAACGAGCGAGCTTTAAAGAATAGTTCTTTTGTAGATATAGATACTGCAACTGAAACATTCTTAGAAAAAATTGAATCTATTATTCATGGAGATGACCCAGATATTCATTCTATTTTTAGTGGATTTGATTCAATAGATCGCTTCACTAAAGGCTTCAAACCGGGTCAATTTATTATTTTGGGTGCTCGCCCAGGTGTTGGAAAAACTGCGTTAGCTTTAAACATCGCAAGAAACATAATTCGTGATCGTAGTAAATCATGCGCTTTTATTTCTTTAGAAATGCCTGTTCAAGAACTTATCGGAAGATACTATTCATCTTTAGCTAACATTGAACTTGGAAAATTACAAAATCCAAAATATTTAAGTAATTTAGAACTTAATAAATTAAAAAACCTTGCTTCATTCAATGAAAATCGAGGTCAAATTTATTTTGACGATGTTGCAACCAGCAAAATAACTGATATTATTTGAAAAATTAAACAACTTTCCAAAGATTTAAACGGTGGCTTAAGTTTTGTTGTAGTGGATTATTTACAATTAGTTTCTGGTGGTTCAAGCCACGGGACTCGTTCTAATGAGGTCGCCATGATTTCACGTACTCTAAAAACTTTAGCTTTAGACTTAAAAATCCCAATTTTAGCACTCTCACAACTTTCACGTAATGTGGAAAATCGCGAAGATAAGCGTCCACAATTAATAGATCTCCGTGAATCCGGAGGAATCGAACAAGATGCGGATATTGTTATTTTCTTATCGCGCACAATTCTAGATAAAAAGAAAAAAGATAACGAGCAAAAAACAGAGGAATATGCCGATATTTACAAAATTACCGAAGTAACAATCGCAAAAAATAGGAGCGGCACAACCGGTTATGCTGATTTAATATATGAAGGAAGAATTGTTACTTTCAAAGAAAAAGAAAGAAACGAATAG
- the rplQ gene encoding 50S ribosomal protein L17, translated as MANPKQIYSRDTKWRTGVMRSLVTELLAHGYLTTTLTRAKEVRRHAERMIQKAKNPTLANRRAVASYLRDVKVDENKSVLKHLFDSIAPKYTQRNGGYTRIIKLPKRLGDNTRMAIIELI; from the coding sequence ATGGCAAATCCAAAACAAATTTACTCGCGTGATACTAAATGAAGAACAGGTGTAATGCGTTCATTAGTAACCGAATTATTAGCACACGGTTATTTAACTACAACTTTAACAAGAGCAAAAGAAGTCAGAAGACACGCAGAAAGAATGATTCAAAAAGCTAAAAATCCAACCTTAGCTAACAGGCGTGCGGTAGCAAGTTATCTACGTGATGTCAAAGTAGACGAAAACAAAAGCGTTTTAAAACACTTATTTGATAGTATAGCACCAAAATATACACAAAGAAATGGTGGATACACTAGAATTATTAAACTACCAAAACGTTTAGGTGACAACACACGTATGGCAATTATTGAACTTATTTAA
- a CDS encoding GGDEF domain-containing protein, whose protein sequence is MNHKQKLWFFITASIVLALLFVALLIIFLLINTDQRLLILLVVGLFLILMLILTILYFSIVNFTKSRELVKRSFDNFVDEIMTNNSIGIIIYDVNRTIIWSSNFITSKFHKSFIGIQINDFLTKLDPNYNQFKEINTTKITIQNNDNYYEIQFWPLNNSIIIRDITLETLFKKEMHEQKSVIGELEIDNYSLLQSVLSEEQLFNVNKVIIDTLNECVERYNLIYRQYTNGKFILITNKISLKKLKQENFAIFTKINERIKNTESIKLSVSLGLATGWSLLNKKLEQAKKALNQAQSRGGDQIAIFSDTTQPIYFGSYTEILSDNNRTKIRVLAEKIAKKMSNPDIENVIIYGHKLADLDAVGSAFGIYNIAKAFNKEAYIAISTFDATTTNLLQNIKKQNVFIKIATANKLTSERSLIFIVDTSHPERTDNIDAIANSVRDNVFVLDHHRPGKSIDFCTKTNMYVDTNASSASEIVTELSIFLSYKVDISKEIAQLLLNGIYLDTTQFSKSTSKRAFEASAWLETKGADSSISVDLLKYDDTTAKTIKKLLTNIIEVREGYYLAYSDEEASSDVISIAANEILKVRGRKASFVVAKLPNSKTYKLSARGIDTNVQVICEAVGGGGHFATAAAESQEELPIFADNIRHAITTAERT, encoded by the coding sequence ATGAATCACAAGCAAAAATTATGATTTTTTATAACAGCTAGCATAGTTTTAGCATTATTATTCGTTGCTTTATTAATTATTTTTTTATTAATTAACACAGATCAAAGACTACTTATTTTGCTTGTTGTTGGTCTATTTTTAATTTTAATGTTAATTTTAACGATTTTATACTTTTCAATTGTAAATTTTACAAAATCGCGCGAGCTAGTTAAGCGTTCTTTTGATAATTTTGTCGATGAAATAATGACTAATAATAGTATCGGAATTATCATTTACGATGTTAATCGCACTATTATATGGTCTAGCAATTTCATAACTTCTAAATTTCACAAAAGTTTTATAGGAATACAAATTAATGATTTCTTAACTAAATTAGATCCAAATTACAATCAATTTAAAGAAATCAATACTACTAAAATTACAATACAAAATAATGATAACTACTATGAAATACAGTTTTGACCGCTTAACAATAGTATCATAATCCGTGACATCACATTAGAAACTTTATTTAAGAAGGAAATGCACGAGCAAAAATCAGTTATTGGTGAATTAGAAATTGATAATTATTCACTCTTACAATCAGTTTTATCCGAAGAGCAACTATTTAATGTTAACAAAGTCATAATTGACACTTTAAACGAATGTGTTGAAAGATATAACTTAATTTATCGTCAATATACTAACGGAAAATTTATTTTAATAACTAACAAAATTTCTCTTAAAAAATTAAAGCAAGAGAATTTCGCAATCTTTACTAAAATTAACGAAAGAATCAAAAACACCGAAAGCATCAAACTTTCTGTTTCGCTTGGTTTGGCGACTGGTTGAAGTTTATTAAATAAAAAACTCGAACAAGCCAAAAAAGCACTTAATCAAGCTCAATCACGTGGTGGAGATCAGATCGCAATTTTTTCAGATACCACGCAACCAATTTATTTTGGTTCTTATACTGAAATTCTTTCAGATAATAATCGCACCAAAATTAGAGTACTTGCTGAAAAAATTGCTAAGAAAATGTCAAACCCTGATATTGAAAACGTAATAATTTACGGGCATAAATTGGCTGATTTAGACGCAGTTGGTTCTGCTTTTGGAATTTATAACATCGCTAAAGCTTTCAATAAAGAAGCTTATATAGCAATTTCTACATTTGATGCAACTACCACAAACTTGTTACAAAACATTAAAAAACAAAACGTGTTTATCAAAATTGCGACTGCTAACAAATTAACCAGCGAACGAAGTCTGATATTTATTGTAGATACATCGCATCCTGAACGCACTGATAATATTGATGCAATCGCTAACTCGGTTCGTGATAATGTTTTTGTTTTAGATCACCACAGACCAGGTAAAAGTATTGATTTTTGTACTAAAACTAATATGTATGTTGACACAAATGCATCATCCGCATCAGAAATTGTTACCGAACTATCAATATTCTTAAGTTATAAAGTAGATATTTCAAAAGAAATTGCGCAGCTATTATTAAATGGAATATATTTAGATACAACCCAATTTTCTAAATCCACTTCAAAGCGTGCTTTTGAAGCTTCAGCTTGATTAGAAACAAAAGGAGCCGATTCCTCAATTAGTGTAGATTTACTAAAATACGATGACACAACAGCAAAAACAATAAAAAAATTACTAACAAATATAATTGAAGTAAGAGAAGGATATTATTTAGCTTATTCCGACGAAGAAGCTTCAAGCGACGTGATTTCTATTGCTGCAAACGAAATTTTAAAAGTGCGTGGACGTAAAGCTTCGTTTGTTGTTGCAAAACTACCAAATTCAAAAACTTATAAACTAAGCGCGCGCGGAATTGATACTAATGTACAAGTAATTTGTGAAGCGGTTGGAGGTGGTGGTCATTTTGCTACTGCTGCTGCTGAATCACAAGAAGAACTACCAATTTTCGCAGATAACATTAGACACGCAATTACAACTGCCGAAAGGACATAA
- the rpmJ gene encoding 50S ribosomal protein L36 — translation MKVRASVKPICKDCKILKRRGINRVICIHPKHKQRQG, via the coding sequence ATGAAAGTTAGAGCAAGTGTAAAACCAATCTGTAAAGATTGCAAAATCCTCAAACGTCGCGGTATAAACCGTGTTATTTGTATCCACCCAAAACATAAACAAAGACAAGGTTAA
- the rpsM gene encoding 30S ribosomal protein S13 has translation MARILNIEIPNEKRVVVSLTYIYGIGRTLAKKICATAKVSEDARVKNLTEEELSRIREAAKEYTTEGDLRRERTLDIKRLMEIKCYRGIRHRKGLPVRGQSTQKNARTRKGPRKTVAGKKGK, from the coding sequence ATGGCTAGAATTTTAAACATTGAAATTCCAAACGAAAAACGTGTTGTTGTTTCATTAACATACATTTACGGTATTGGAAGAACATTAGCGAAAAAAATCTGTGCTACTGCTAAAGTTAGTGAAGATGCACGTGTTAAAAACTTAACAGAAGAAGAACTATCAAGAATTCGTGAAGCAGCTAAAGAGTATACAACAGAAGGTGATTTACGTAGAGAAAGAACATTGGACATTAAACGTTTAATGGAAATTAAATGTTACCGTGGAATTAGACATCGTAAAGGTCTTCCGGTGCGTGGTCAATCTACTCAAAAGAACGCTCGTACCCGTAAAGGTCCAAGAAAAACTGTAGCTGGAAAGAAAGGTAAATAA